CTGTTACTAATGAATACAATACAGTCTGGCTGTTCTGCCAGAGTGGGGGCAAACAGATGTCACTGACATCAAGTTTTACTGGCATCATCTAGGGCCAAGAGTGGAGCTCTGTGGTAAGTCTGGGAGCCCATCCGATTCACACCTGTAAAGAAAACTAAAGTAAGGTTAGTGgaccacacacacacaaaaaagataATATTGTATAATCACCTTTTCTAAAATGCTTTGTATATTCCTCTGTTGCTGTTCACAATGTCCAATTTCCCTGGACAAATGGAGGAATTCCAAAGAGATTCTTAGAAGCTCGGTATTTCCAGAAGTTTTAGTGTCATGGGTTGTGTGTGCCTCTATTCCTTCCCCACTCCCCCCCACCTCCTACAGacagatataaaaaaatatgcaCAGGGTCTGCTAATGCCCCTGTGGCACTCTTTGGGCACTGTGGGGGCTCAATGCTGCCTGTGTGTGGTTTAGTGTCTGAAATGTACCACTGAAGTCAGAAATAGCTGATACTCACAGTTATAAATAATACAGGCACTGCCATTGAACATCACAGCCATTTCCTAGTattattacatttaattttttaaaaatacattgcatAGTACCTGGGGTGTCACAAGACCAGAATTCATTACACTTGGGACAGCGGGGTTCAGTCTGACCTCTGAAGTACTTTCTGACACAAGGTAAGTGCATTCCAATTCCACAGGATTCACATACTTGGCTCTGAAATCAGGAGTGTTGATTCATAAAATCATTCTAAACTGTCCTTCAATTTAAGAGAAAGTTGTTACAAAGAGCAGCAGATATGTAATGCTTTGTGTTCCAAAGAACGGCTCCCACAGTACAGGTGGTGGACACACTCAATGGTCAAAGCTGGTAAATGGTAAAAGGAGGTCTTTTTCTGTAAACTAGGAAATACTTTTTCCCTATATGGACAAAATTTAGCTTGAAAGACAACAATTTCAGTGCAATAAAGGAGACTAATTGGGATGGAAAAAGTAACATGGAAGCACGTTAGTTGGGCAGATCCGAAGATGCAGGCTCACAGAGCCAAGAAAATGTAGCAGTTTTGCAATATGAATCCAGGCTGTAACTACTTAAGCGGGATGGAATGGGTAACATCCCAGCTATCAAAACACAGTGCTTTAGCATGCTCTACATAGCACATGTGTTCCTTCTGAGGTCCAAACACAAGCAATTGCTGAATTAAAATCCCAGAACCAAGAATGAATGTGTCACACAATGACATCTATTGGCAAGGCCCAAAGAGGACACTACTAAACCTCTTTCAGCATCAGGAGCTCATCTGTAACGTGCCTGTTTGGAAAGCTAGACAGCACAACCATGTTCCTCATTGTGGGAGTGCACTTTTCCAATTTTATACTTGGAGACACTACTCCAagacaattttatttctaatgatAGAAGATAAAATGcctaaaatggaaaaggaaaatttttacAAAATGCATGAGCACCATGACCAGATTACAAGACCAAGATTATACCCAAGGGAAAGCATCACAAACCTCAGCTATGACCATGCAAGTCCATTGGCTGAGGTGATAAAACATGTTACCTGGATGGCGAGGCTGTGACAGATGTTACATTTCCTTGCCACATCCTGGTAGTTGCTGAGAATGTACTGTTCCATCTCAATTATGCAACGAGTATGCAGAGTATATTCTCCATTTTTCTAAGGAAACAAGTGTTGAGATGAGGACTTTATTTTCGttccttttaccttttttgACTTTGCTAACCACCTGTTAACAAGCCACTTTTGTCTACTGTCATGAAACCAACATGCTGTAAATACAATGCCAGAACACTTTTGAAACAGCAGAACTCCTTTGTTTACAGGAGCAGAATAAAAATCCCATACCTTTAACAGAGATCTAGTCCTTGGAAAGCGTAGATGAGCGAGCATGCACTCCTTAACAGAGGCATGCTGGTTTGGGATCCTCCCAAAAAGAATGTTAGAGGAAATTCTCCCAGCTTTCAACAAAATCTAGGCATTTCCTCCTTGATGTTTTTTTCGAAATATCTGCCAAATCAACTTAACATGTAAGTAactgtgcagcagcaggtggaagATCTATGATGCAATGACTCGAGCAGAAAAGGGATTAAGGTCTCACTTAGCAAGCAACTGCAGTATCCGCATGGTCAGTCCACCATGGTCCACATGGTGAGTTCATCTCCACTGCTTcctcataaaataaaacaggtgTAACCATGTGCACAGTGGCCCATGCATTTCTGGTTACATGAGTTTTCAACATGTCTGGCCTTACTCCTTTTCAGGAAATTCTAAATGCAACTAACAGCACTGATCACTCTGAAGAGCTTTCCCCAGCTCTTGTTCCAGGTTGAAGGATGCTGTGCTGTTGTGTACAAAGCTGTGTACAAAGGACGCTGTGCTGTTGTGTCTGTGCATCACTGGGCAGGACTGGACACACAAACCCACCTGGCTCCAGTACAAGAAACTGAAACCATATGGTCCTGTACAGACCTACCCAAGGACTTTTTCCATTTAAGTCTACttccttttctgcaaaaatcACTGGAGCAGCAATAAGCATGGGTGCCATAAGACCATTTTTGCCATCATTCATTCAAGAAGAGCTCCAGTCTCAGCTACCACATCCATATACGGACATGGTAGCTGGACCCATTGAACTAAGAACACCTGAATGCAGTTACCTCAGAGAGCCACTTATCCTCCACAAAAACTTTCAGCACTtgttctgcttcctttttcttcattttctttgtcttaaGTTGGTCAGCCAAGTTTAAAATATCTGTAGATGAGGCAAAGCcattttctgataaaattaTTAGGTCCATCTACAGGAAGAAACATTACCAAGTATTAGAAACACTGCAATGAGGCAGACACACCTCACAGTAATGTGCTGATATGGATTTTTTTGCATCCATGTATGTGAGAGATACTACAGTATATGGCTGGAACCAGAATTGTAAAACAAAGGCCAAAAGCTGAAACAATCATTGTCCCCTTAACAGTTTTGATCTTTGCcaagaaaacatttccacaAATAGAAGTATATGTGCTGCCTAAGTGAAGCTGCATTCAGGGACCCCTGGCCACACTCAGTGGTGACAGAtccatttctttttatctgcTCTTTGTCAAAGATCTTTTGAGGAAAAAACTACACAAACCATAGATAAATGCTTAAATGCAAATcagcaaatgcattttgtaTGTTACCAGCATTAAAAACTACTGTATATTGGTAAACTACTGAAGCCAGTGAAAAACTCAGCAGTCATGACTGAAAATCCTGAAGAAAGTTGCTCGTGTAACTAAAAGTAGGCATGTCTTGTCCCTAACACAAGGAGCCATTCCCTGCTGCTGATTTTGCCTTACCCATAACTGACTTACAACAGCAAATCATTACCTGCACATACCTTcatccctgcccaccccaccAATTTGATCTCAGATAAACTTAGGTAAAATGGCAACTAACCAcatctccatttccattttcattcattttgagATGGGAGCTTCACAAATAATATGATTTACTAAGTGGTAACTGACATATTTACCGTTTTTCTGAACAATTCCAATTCAATTTCTGTATAGTCAGATGCCATTTTAGTTACTTCAGTTTCCGCCAAATTCACctacaaaaaaaataaactgatatAAATTGCTGATGTAGTTTCACACcagaaactgtaaaaaaaaaaaaaccaccctgagGTTAAGAATAATCATCTTACAATTAACAAAAATGTTAGTTCTTGAGGGGCACTTGACAGTATTCAAGCTCTTTCTTTACAACCCCTCATCTTCCAGCCACAAATTTTCCACAGCTTCCTCTGCTGAGGTAAAGCCATTCCACAACACAAGCTCCCAGAACTGACAcagagtgctgcagcagagctgacacaTGACAGGTGCTAGACTGGTCTGGTGCtagacagcagcaggaactcTGTAATCAGTCaccttttttttcactgtgaaaacCAATTGTCCATGTTGTCTACTCCTATTGCACGTGCTACTACTATTAATTATTAGCTCAACTTaactggaaaaaggaaaggttAAAGGCAGCAGCTAATGTTAGGATACCTTCTATATGGTCTTCTGAAATTACTAAATAACCTTCTCTGACATGCACATTGGAGATTATCTGGGGAAACAACTTACAGGCTACTTCTCAGCAACCCTTTTGTGCCAGGTGATTTTTcagtgagagaaaaagaaaagtgatgtTGGACAGCTCTCTGTGTTTTCTAGTTTAACACAGTCTCCCGGGAAAAGAAATCTCACTTCAGCAATTAAGCAATGCTTATGCTGAGTAACTCCAACATTGCTGTCATCC
This genomic window from Motacilla alba alba isolate MOTALB_02 chromosome 14, Motacilla_alba_V1.0_pri, whole genome shotgun sequence contains:
- the NSMCE1 gene encoding non-structural maintenance of chromosomes element 1 homolog isoform X2; this translates as MAAQMTNAHRRFLQVLMSNGITEGSEARKLHQHCCETDKVYYAHDKLDDFIGTINSHLQPLFMQIRKGISEDDGRAHYAVVNLAETEVTKMASDYTEIELELFRKTMDLIILSENGFASSTDILNLADQLKTKKMKKKEAEQVLKVFVEDKWLSEKNGEYTLHTRCIIEMEQYILSNYQDVARKCNICHSLAIQSQVCESCGIGMHLPCVRKYFRGQTEPRCPKCNEFWSCDTPGVNRMGSQTYHRAPLLALDDASKT
- the NSMCE1 gene encoding non-structural maintenance of chromosomes element 1 homolog isoform X1, translating into MAAQMTNAHRRFLQVLMSNGITEGSEARKLHQHCCETDKVYYAHDKLDDFIGTINSHLQPLFMQIRKGISEDDGRAHYAVVNLAETEVTKMASDYTEIELELFRKTMDLIILSENGFASSTDILNLADQLKTKKMKKKEAEQVLKVFVEDKWLSEKNGEYTLHTRCIIEMEQYILSNYQDVARKCNICHSLAIQSQVCESCGIGMHLPCVRKYFRGQTEPRCPKCNEFWSCDTPVFFTGVNRMGSQTYHRAPLLALDDASKT
- the NSMCE1 gene encoding non-structural maintenance of chromosomes element 1 homolog isoform X4, whose amino-acid sequence is MAAQMTNAHRRFLQVLMSNGITEGSEARKLHQHCCETDKVYYAHDKLDDFIGTINSHLQPLFMQIRKGISEDDGRAHYAVVNLAETEVTKMASDYTEIELELFRKTKNGEYTLHTRCIIEMEQYILSNYQDVARKCNICHSLAIQSQVCESCGIGMHLPCVRKYFRGQTEPRCPKCNEFWSCDTPVFFTGVNRMGSQTYHRAPLLALDDASKT
- the NSMCE1 gene encoding non-structural maintenance of chromosomes element 1 homolog isoform X3, coding for MSNGITEGSEARKLHQHCCETDKVYYAHDKLDDFIGTINSHLQPLFMQIRKGISEDDGRAHYAVVNLAETEVTKMASDYTEIELELFRKTMDLIILSENGFASSTDILNLADQLKTKKMKKKEAEQVLKVFVEDKWLSEKNGEYTLHTRCIIEMEQYILSNYQDVARKCNICHSLAIQSQVCESCGIGMHLPCVRKYFRGQTEPRCPKCNEFWSCDTPVFFTGVNRMGSQTYHRAPLLALDDASKT